A genomic window from Dama dama isolate Ldn47 chromosome 6, ASM3311817v1, whole genome shotgun sequence includes:
- the LOC133058454 gene encoding fibroblast growth factor-binding protein 1: MRTHSLTLLSLLLLAVPMLLAEAKKEGRNRHGSKANADEVHALGKPGKEPRSQPTKHPIKGKFVTPDHADCRWMVTEQEDGIALKVECTQQDNTFSCFFTGNPTSCLELHKNNAYWKQIGRNLRSQKVICGDAKSVLKTRVCRKKFPESNLKLVNSTLIRIKKPSQELMELSPMDKVEVITSPSPEKTQPVATKDPQCLEEDLENQRKAALEYCGETWGSLCKFFLSMVQGSSC, from the coding sequence ATGAGGACCCACAGCCTCACCctgctctccctcctccttctggcTGTTCCGATGCTCTTGGCGGAGgccaaaaaggaaggaaggaatagaCACGGCAGCAAAGCCAATGCAGATGAAGTGCATGCTTTGGGCAAGCCTGGGAAGGAGCCGAGGAGCCAGCCAACCAAGCACCCAATCAAAGGTAAATTCGTCACCCCGGACCACGCTGACTGCAGATGGATGGTGACCGAGCAGGAGGACGGCATCGCCCTGAAGGTCGAATGCACCCAACAGGACAACacgttttcctgtttcttcactGGCAATCCAACCTCATGCCTAGAGTTGCACAAAAACAACGCCTATTGGAAACAAATTGGCCGGAACCTGCGTTCTCAGAAGGTCATCTGTGGTGATGCCAAGAGTGTCCTGAAGACCAGGGTGTGCAGAAAGAAGTTTCCAGAATCGAATCTCAAGCTGGTGAACTCTACTCTGATTAGGATCAAGAAACCCAGCCAGGAGTTAATGGAGCTCTCTCCCATGGACAAGGTTGAAGTGATTACCTCCCCCAGCCCAGAAAAGACCCAGCCCGTGGCCACCAAAGACCCTCAGTGTCTGGAGGAAGACTTGGAAAACCAAAGGAAGGCAGCCCTGGAGTACTGTGGGGAGACCTGGGGCTCTTTGTGCAAATTCTTCCTCTCCATGGTACAGGGCAGTTCATGCTAA